A region of uncultured Desulfobacter sp. DNA encodes the following proteins:
- a CDS encoding YbjQ family protein: MLMTNTEEIPGRRTTAFHGVVSGSTVRAKHVGRDLMASLKNIFGGELKGYTELLQESRDQAIERMLSQAQQMGANAVVNVRFSTSSVAAGAAELYVYGTAVTVE, encoded by the coding sequence ATGCTGATGACAAACACCGAAGAAATTCCAGGTAGAAGAACGACGGCATTCCATGGTGTGGTATCGGGCAGCACAGTGCGGGCCAAACATGTGGGCCGGGACCTGATGGCATCATTGAAAAACATTTTCGGCGGGGAGCTTAAGGGCTACACCGAGCTTTTACAGGAATCCCGGGACCAGGCCATTGAGCGCATGCTGTCCCAGGCCCAGCAGATGGGGGCCAATGCTGTTGTTAATGTCCGGTTTTCAACCTCATCCGTTGCGGCAGGGGCGGCGGAGCTTTATGTCTACGGCACTGCCGTGACCGTGGAGTAG
- a CDS encoding heavy metal-binding domain-containing protein, translated as MEQLIIFIILIMLGYIFGRVAESKHYRSIEDREQFWMTRPASTYKTVSDSGRTIRKSELVCGNVVISVDYFKRIVAGLRNIFGGEVRAYETLLDRARREAILRLHESSGDADEIINLRLETSSIYKGKRKQVGSVEVLAYGTAVYFEPH; from the coding sequence ATGGAACAGCTGATAATTTTTATTATTCTGATTATGCTGGGCTATATTTTCGGACGTGTGGCCGAATCAAAACACTACCGTTCCATTGAAGACCGGGAACAGTTCTGGATGACCCGGCCGGCCAGCACATATAAAACAGTCAGCGATTCGGGACGCACGATCCGAAAAAGTGAACTGGTGTGCGGCAATGTGGTCATCTCAGTGGATTATTTCAAACGCATTGTGGCGGGTCTGCGAAATATTTTCGGCGGTGAGGTCCGTGCGTATGAAACCCTTCTGGATCGGGCCCGGCGTGAGGCGATACTCCGGCTGCATGAATCCAGCGGCGATGCCGATGAAATTATTAATCTGCGCCTGGAAACCTCATCCATTTACAAGGGCAAAAGAAAACAGGTCGGGTCTGTGGAGGTCCTGGCCTATGGTACAGCCGTATATTTTGAACCACACTGA
- a CDS encoding M48 family metallopeptidase, producing the protein MDYKPALPEYNDNISRDSPVKEALVLFSGVVAFFLAGYIILGFLVDWAVARISPEMEAAIFSGFSVPSDLTTQQDRSCQAALQQLADGLRKCCEIDCPVKIVVIPSDTANAMALAGGNIVVFSGIFDRVSSENGMAFVLAHELGHFKNRDHLRGMGRGIVLTVLSALLTGSGSNMTQLMAPGVQLTQARYSRQRESMADARALETLVCYYGHAGGADEFFQAMKEEQDSTMFMAYFASHPECEARIAALENAINVRHFDIRAGKPLPEVFKLIKN; encoded by the coding sequence ATGGATTATAAACCGGCACTGCCCGAATATAACGACAACATTTCCCGGGACAGCCCGGTCAAAGAGGCCCTGGTGCTGTTTTCCGGTGTCGTTGCCTTTTTTCTGGCGGGTTATATCATACTTGGATTTCTTGTGGATTGGGCCGTTGCCCGTATTTCGCCGGAAATGGAGGCTGCGATTTTTTCGGGGTTTTCGGTCCCGTCAGACCTGACAACCCAGCAGGATCGCTCCTGCCAGGCCGCGCTCCAGCAGCTTGCAGATGGTTTGCGAAAATGCTGTGAGATTGATTGCCCTGTGAAAATTGTCGTCATTCCATCGGATACAGCCAATGCCATGGCCCTGGCCGGGGGGAACATCGTCGTTTTTTCAGGGATTTTTGACAGGGTCTCTTCGGAAAACGGTATGGCCTTTGTGCTGGCCCATGAACTGGGGCATTTCAAAAACAGGGATCATCTCCGGGGCATGGGCCGGGGCATTGTCCTTACAGTGCTTTCCGCACTTCTGACAGGTTCCGGTTCAAATATGACCCAACTGATGGCTCCGGGCGTCCAGCTGACCCAGGCCCGGTACTCCCGGCAGCGGGAAAGCATGGCCGACGCCCGGGCTTTGGAAACCCTGGTCTGCTACTATGGTCATGCCGGTGGGGCCGATGAATTTTTTCAAGCCATGAAAGAAGAACAAGATTCGACAATGTTCATGGCATATTTTGCATCCCATCCCGAGTGCGAGGCCCGCATTGCCGCTTTAGAAAACGCGATCAACGTCCGGCATTTTGATATCCGGGCCGGCAAGCCTCTGCCGGAAGTGTTTAAGTTAATTAAAAACTGA
- a CDS encoding ATP-binding protein encodes MTISASKNKRLKYYSVLVIFCLIYWVIDSLWSYVSFEKNLLALMFSEPTSLMDTLMLRVSPYQMVSRLIVIGLFALTGTILFEVIISKHRTEEALRYSEASYSTLVNHAGEAIFVSQDLRVKFANPKTAEFTGIDTESMVGKPLLQFVHPDDMSTMKRFTQQQGDPSTTTNSCSFRMINKKKGIMWVHINSIPITWENQHATLNFLHDISERTKLAEQLRRSERMETIGMLAGGVAHDLNNILTGLVSYPDLLLMDIPENNALRKPLLAMKRSGKRAALIVQDLLTLARRNVPGMDVVQLNTVVRDYLDSPEFIELTKGHPGIKIENRPAQDLLNIRGSAVHLSKIVMNLISNAAEACDHNDTIIISTANQYVDRAIKGYEEIKEGIYAVLRVCDSGQGISPSDIAHIFEPFYSKKVMGRSGTGLGMAVIWGTVKDHNGYIDLKSTPGQGTEVCIYFPVTREAVIQPAEQSTSELKGNGERILIIDDVKEQQEVGILILTRLGYQARAVSTGEDGVREFKNNPADLVILDMILPGSMDGLDTYKEIIKINPGQKTLITSGFSQTERVREMQRLGAGRYLRKPYTMTDIGQAIKLAFSC; translated from the coding sequence ATGACAATATCTGCCAGTAAAAATAAGCGGCTGAAATATTATTCAGTCCTGGTGATTTTCTGCCTGATCTACTGGGTCATTGACAGCCTGTGGTCCTATGTCTCGTTTGAAAAAAATTTACTGGCGCTCATGTTCAGTGAACCAACCTCTCTTATGGACACGCTGATGCTCCGGGTTTCGCCCTACCAAATGGTCTCCAGGCTGATCGTGATCGGACTTTTTGCCCTTACCGGCACCATACTTTTCGAAGTCATAATTTCCAAACACCGTACGGAAGAAGCTCTGCGCTACAGCGAAGCCAGTTACAGCACACTGGTAAACCATGCAGGAGAAGCTATTTTCGTCTCCCAGGATTTACGGGTAAAATTCGCCAACCCCAAGACAGCTGAATTTACAGGCATTGACACGGAATCTATGGTCGGAAAACCCCTGCTCCAGTTCGTCCACCCGGACGACATGTCCACCATGAAGCGTTTTACCCAACAGCAGGGTGATCCATCCACCACAACAAACAGCTGCTCCTTTCGCATGATAAACAAAAAAAAAGGCATCATGTGGGTGCACATCAATTCAATCCCCATCACATGGGAAAATCAGCACGCCACACTCAATTTTCTGCATGACATCAGCGAAAGAACAAAACTGGCAGAACAACTCAGGCGGTCTGAAAGAATGGAAACCATCGGCATGCTGGCCGGCGGGGTGGCCCATGATCTGAACAATATCCTCACGGGCCTGGTTAGTTATCCGGACCTTCTGCTTATGGATATCCCCGAAAACAACGCCTTGCGAAAACCTCTTCTGGCCATGAAGAGATCGGGCAAAAGGGCAGCTCTGATTGTACAGGATCTTTTAACTCTGGCCCGAAGAAACGTACCCGGCATGGACGTGGTCCAGCTTAACACCGTTGTCCGGGACTACCTGGACTCCCCGGAATTTATTGAACTGACCAAGGGACATCCCGGAATTAAAATTGAAAACAGGCCGGCTCAGGATCTGTTAAACATCCGGGGTTCAGCTGTTCACCTGTCAAAAATAGTCATGAACCTGATTTCCAATGCTGCAGAGGCCTGCGACCACAATGACACCATCATAATCTCAACGGCCAACCAATACGTTGACCGGGCGATTAAAGGATATGAAGAGATAAAAGAGGGAATTTATGCTGTGCTCAGAGTGTGTGATTCAGGCCAGGGTATCAGCCCTTCGGACATTGCACACATATTTGAGCCCTTTTACTCCAAAAAAGTCATGGGCCGCAGCGGAACCGGGCTTGGCATGGCCGTTATATGGGGAACGGTAAAAGACCACAACGGGTATATTGACCTGAAAAGCACTCCCGGCCAAGGCACCGAAGTGTGCATCTATTTCCCTGTTACCCGGGAAGCCGTTATCCAGCCGGCCGAACAGTCCACCTCGGAGCTGAAAGGCAATGGTGAACGCATACTGATCATTGATGACGTAAAAGAGCAGCAGGAAGTCGGTATTTTAATACTGACACGACTGGGATATCAGGCCCGTGCTGTATCCACCGGTGAAGACGGTGTGCGTGAGTTCAAAAACAATCCTGCGGATCTGGTTATCCTTGACATGATTCTGCCCGGCAGCATGGATGGTCTGGATACGTATAAAGAGATCATAAAAATAAATCCGGGCCAAAAAACGCTGATCACCAGCGGATTTTCCCAGACCGAACGAGTCAGGGAAATGCAGCGCCTGGGCGCAGGCAGATATCTTAGAAAGCCCTATACCATGACCGATATCGGCCAGGCAATCAAACTTGCGTTCTCCTGTTAA
- a CDS encoding ABC transporter substrate binding protein: MYPRMCKRQIAVTTAALGFFIMIACTGSAGTTVIADRTPTPNNGHEKWRIAYYEGGAYVDYTDSMRAIIKGLMEYGWIERAILPNIRGDVEKPYWNWLATKAQSKRLSFYKEDAFSAGWSSEQRDMVRKEVLTLLKSNKIDLVIAMGTWAGQDLATPEHHVPTIVTSTSNPIEAKIIKSARDSGLDHVTARVDPSRYLRQIRMFHRIVGFKTLGVVYENSDEGRIYAAVKELEQVAQERGFSLVRCFFTDQTEDRETSDRQCMECMEQIAEKADAVYLPAMLAIDEQICQISEMLKAKRIPSFSMLGSKHVAKGILLSVSTDEGHHTQGRYEAKKIIDILIGVRPRDLNQISPDPLDPAVNMDTAKAIGFEVPAGILRIAKKFYDNICQ, encoded by the coding sequence ATGTACCCAAGAATGTGTAAAAGACAGATCGCTGTCACAACAGCGGCTCTCGGCTTTTTTATTATGATTGCCTGTACTGGTTCTGCCGGAACCACGGTGATCGCAGATCGCACACCAACGCCCAACAACGGACATGAAAAATGGCGAATCGCCTATTATGAAGGTGGAGCGTATGTTGATTACACCGATTCCATGCGGGCCATTATCAAGGGATTAATGGAATACGGCTGGATTGAAAGAGCGATTCTGCCCAATATCCGTGGCGATGTGGAAAAACCCTATTGGAACTGGCTGGCCACCAAGGCACAGAGCAAGCGGCTTTCATTTTACAAAGAGGATGCATTCAGTGCGGGATGGTCTTCTGAACAGCGCGATATGGTTAGAAAAGAGGTGCTCACTCTTCTAAAAAGCAACAAAATTGACCTGGTTATTGCCATGGGGACCTGGGCTGGCCAGGATCTTGCCACCCCGGAACACCACGTGCCCACCATTGTGACCTCCACCTCCAATCCCATTGAGGCGAAAATTATTAAAAGCGCCAGGGATTCAGGGCTGGATCATGTGACAGCCCGGGTTGATCCGAGTCGCTACCTGAGGCAAATCCGTATGTTTCACCGCATCGTGGGGTTTAAGACCCTGGGCGTGGTCTATGAAAACTCCGACGAAGGTCGCATATATGCCGCAGTAAAGGAACTGGAACAGGTTGCCCAGGAACGCGGCTTTTCACTTGTGCGCTGCTTTTTTACAGATCAGACAGAGGACCGGGAAACATCGGACCGGCAGTGCATGGAATGTATGGAACAGATTGCCGAAAAGGCAGACGCTGTTTACCTTCCGGCCATGCTGGCCATTGATGAGCAGATCTGTCAGATTTCAGAAATGCTCAAAGCCAAACGCATACCCTCTTTTTCCATGCTCGGTTCAAAACATGTGGCAAAGGGTATCCTTTTAAGTGTCTCCACAGACGAAGGCCACCATACCCAGGGACGGTATGAAGCAAAAAAAATCATCGACATTTTAATCGGGGTCCGGCCAAGGGATTTGAATCAGATCTCCCCCGACCCCCTTGATCCGGCTGTTAACATGGATACAGCCAAGGCCATCGGATTCGAGGTACCGGCGGGTATTTTAAGGATCGCAAAAAAATTTTATGACAATATCTGCCAGTAA